The nucleotide window ATAGTCCCACCCCGTAGTAAACAAGGAAACGGAAACTGAGCAGTGGCATTACTGGGAATTGGCCACGGAAAGCTAACGGTGTCCAAAACATACTACAGCTAGCCTTTGGTTAATAAGCTTTTTTAATTTCTAGCGTTAAGTTTGGGTATATGTATATTGCATGCTATCAGAAGCGGGTAAACAAGCAACAGTTCATCGACTGCGCAGGCAAGTGGCTACAGTACAGTGGCTGCATTTTTGCATGGCAAAAGGATTTAACATGACAATATATTCCTCGCCCCTGTGAGTGGTATAAGTACAAAGACAAACGTTTGAAAATATTGTATTCCTAAAGAAAAGAGACACAGGTGGTAGCATGAAGCCTCAACTAAAAACTGAAAGCCGTAAGGAGAAATTCAAATCGACTGAAAAGAGTGAAGTGTCGTTATCTTTCCAGGATGAGCTTGCTGCGACAATACACGGTGCATTTGAGGTGGCTTTGGAAATTGCCATTTTGGAAGTTACTAAACTAGTTGGCCAAGCACTTGGTGATGTCCGTGACCAGATGCACGAAACATTGCGGGAGAATAAGTCCCTCAAACTTAGGTTACAAACTGCCGAGGAACAGCTTGATACTGTGCGAGGTTCTTTGGACGACGGAGATGGTCAGCCGATGCAGCAGTTCATGTTGACAGTTAGCAAGTCTGCTAAAAGATCACAGAGCCCAGCCAATATCAACAGTGGAATACAGTCTCTCAATGATAATGACCTAAAGATACAAGCCTCGCTTGAAGTTACGGTGGACGACACCTACGAGAATTTAGTTGCTGAAAAGGAGAATAGTAGTGAAGATCACAATGGGTATTTCAGTGAAATTTGTGTGGATGGCCGAGTGTGTTCTCAGGATCTTCATCCTACTTTGAACAGAGAGTCAGGCTCACAAAAGGACGCACTTCAAGGTATATTCATTTAAAGTTATTGTGTGTCTCTATTATGTCATATCTACCACATGCTCCTATCCcaaacattttatatatatatatatatatatatatatattatttttaaatCTCACACAGGTGCCAAAGAAGAGACCTCCAGTTTGTGTATACAGGACCAGCCCAGAACGGGAAGCACCAAAGATAAGGGACAAGACACAGCATTTGCAGACATTTATGACCCCTCTGCAATTGATAATGTGATTCAGAACCATAAGGTGGAGCTGGTCCGGGTCAAGGTAGAAAACAAGGAAGCTGAGAACAGTTCCAGTTTATTAGGTTCTTCTAGCTGCCATTTTGACTCAGTAAGGGAAGCACACTTTTGCCCAGATAGCTTGTCTCTGGTTCAGTCCAAAATGCTGGAGGAGTGGAGACCCGACGCATTGGACATGCGGAACTCTGACCCACTGGGTCCTGGAACCAGTCATACTCTGTGTAAGTCACTTAGCGTTCTAGGGGGAACAAACCCACATTTACAAAATCACCCACAAGATGTCAGTAGTTGTCAACAGATTGAGTACTGTATAGTTTAATGATGGTCTATAGCGCTGTACTGTAATAGGAAAGCACGGTAAATATCAAGAGCTTGGTTGTATATTTATGCAAGCATCTTTTTACCATACTATTTCTCTTACTCTCCACAGCTCACCCTCCTATCGGCCAACAAGATGCTGCAGAACTGAGAGACCCCACAGCCAGCACCCTTCCTGCCTTCTCCACCCAGTTCCCCAGCCTCTTCCAGCCCGAGGAGCCCgctggccccccagccccaccacaGCTCTATGGGGTCCAGCCCAGGaccaaccccctccccacctccacctccgccCAGCTCCCCCCCAACGTCCACGTGTGCAAGACCTGCGGCCAGGTCTTCCAGCAGCCCAGCGAGCTTCGCAGGCACTACAGCCAGTGTCAACAGCGGCTGCACCAGCAGCAGCGCTCCAAGCcgccccagcccagctcctccatgCGCTCCCGCCGCAAGCTCCAGCTCTACCCCCCCGGCCGCAGCCCCTTCCACTGCACCGTGTGCGCCCGGGACTTCAACCGCATGGAGAACCTGAAGACCCACCTGCGCATCCACACGGGCGAGAGGCCCTACACCTGCTCGGTGTGCGCCATGCCTTTCCGCCACTCGGGGGCGCTCACCAGGCACTTCCGCATTCACACCGGGGAGAAGCCGTACGTGTGCGGCCAGTGTGGGAAGAGGTTCCGGAACTGTGGGGGTCTGAGGTTCCATCAGCGGTCTCACGGTGGCGGCGGCGGTGGCGAATGATAGATGAAGCAGGGTTTGGAACATTAAACCCCAGGCAGTTAACACACTGTGGTAGTGTGTTAACTGAAATGTTTGAAAGGAGTGCAGAGTACTGTATACATTTTAAATACTGTACGTTTTTCCCAGCGTGCTTTTTAAATGGTCTTCATGGAaaatattctttttttaaattttatttatAACTACAACATATACATTACGTAGACTACATGTTGGAAAAAAGTTGGTTCCATACTAAGGATTAGATCAGCGATCACATGATTGTTTTGTCTTGAGCCATGTTTTAAGTGTTGTTTTAAAATTACAGAATTTTGTACATTCTCTGATGTGGGTGGAAATTGAGTTCCATTTATCTGCTGCTCTGACTGAAAATGCTGATTGTTCCCAAGCAGTTTTCCTCAGTTTAGCTGAGCAGTCACTTCTGACTGCTACCCTGGTCTCCCTAGCATTATCCCTGCAGCGTGACGCACATTGTTTAAGTGAGGTGCGagattataaaataaaataattccaGAATGAATAGATACTTGAAATTGTTTTGTATTGTACATATAAAGGAAACTCCTTGGCAA belongs to Osmerus mordax isolate fOsmMor3 chromosome 23, fOsmMor3.pri, whole genome shotgun sequence and includes:
- the LOC136967723 gene encoding uncharacterized protein isoform X1, with the protein product MKPQLKTESRKEKFKSTEKSEVSLSFQDELAATIHGAFEVALEIAILEVTKLVGQALGDVRDQMHETLRENKSLKLRLQTAEEQLDTVRGSLDDGDGQPMQQFMLTVSKSAKRSQSPANINSGIQSLNDNDLKIQASLEVTVDDTYENLVAEKENSSEDHNGYFSEICVDGRVCSQDLHPTLNRESGSQKDALQGAKEETSSLCIQDQPRTGSTKDKGQDTAFADIYDPSAIDNVIQNHKVELVRVKVENKEAENSSSLLGSSSCHFDSVREAHFCPDSLSLVQSKMLEEWRPDALDMRNSDPLGPGTSHTLSHPPIGQQDAAELRDPTASTLPAFSTQFPSLFQPEEPAGPPAPPQLYGVQPRTNPLPTSTSAQLPPNVHVCKTCGQVFQQPSELRRHYSQCQQRLHQQQRSKPPQPSSSMRSRRKLQLYPPGRSPFHCTVCARDFNRMENLKTHLRIHTGERPYTCSVCAMPFRHSGALTRHFRIHTGEKPYVCGQCGKRFRNCGGLRFHQRSHGGGGGGE
- the LOC136967723 gene encoding zinc finger protein 239-like isoform X2; translation: MLEEWRPDALDMRNSDPLGPGTSHTLSHPPIGQQDAAELRDPTASTLPAFSTQFPSLFQPEEPAGPPAPPQLYGVQPRTNPLPTSTSAQLPPNVHVCKTCGQVFQQPSELRRHYSQCQQRLHQQQRSKPPQPSSSMRSRRKLQLYPPGRSPFHCTVCARDFNRMENLKTHLRIHTGERPYTCSVCAMPFRHSGALTRHFRIHTGEKPYVCGQCGKRFRNCGGLRFHQRSHGGGGGGE